The following proteins are encoded in a genomic region of Ornithinibacillus sp. 4-3:
- a CDS encoding C45 family autoproteolytic acyltransferase/hydolase yields MGMENEKKIILKGTPYEIGFQHGEAVKEKIHTSIQTYAKMFEDTAFITWQQAIEKAKQHLDAIEKYNSRYLDEMEGLAKGAGVTFEDILALNARSEIALTNAPDGCTTFALSKPKTTKTWLAQNWDWRASQIDSLVYLQIEQKGLPIIEMITEAGIIGKIGCNSAGVGVGLNALITNVWGVKVPIHLGLRAILESTSLKEAVKKVDHNQMASPAHFMIASAAEGMVSMEVSPIQTDTIQTVNGMLTHTNHLCSANMLKLIQETPIPDSTSRLETIDRLVEGIDKRDLTADDFFHVLANHEGYPSSICRHPDPTQPIQMQTRTVFSIAMNLTDRKLTWLKGNPCEHGYGEGRP; encoded by the coding sequence ATGGGAATGGAGAATGAAAAGAAAATAATCTTAAAGGGAACACCGTACGAAATTGGATTTCAGCATGGTGAGGCAGTAAAGGAAAAGATTCATACGAGCATTCAGACATATGCGAAAATGTTTGAGGATACAGCATTTATAACATGGCAGCAAGCAATTGAAAAAGCGAAGCAGCATCTTGATGCAATTGAAAAATACAATTCCCGTTATTTAGATGAAATGGAAGGGCTTGCTAAGGGAGCTGGCGTAACATTTGAAGATATTTTAGCATTGAATGCAAGAAGTGAAATTGCATTAACGAATGCACCAGATGGTTGTACTACATTTGCTTTGTCCAAGCCTAAGACAACCAAGACATGGCTTGCTCAAAACTGGGATTGGCGTGCATCGCAAATCGACTCACTTGTTTATTTACAAATCGAGCAGAAAGGATTGCCGATCATTGAAATGATTACAGAAGCAGGAATCATTGGGAAAATTGGTTGTAATTCTGCCGGAGTCGGGGTTGGGCTTAATGCATTAATTACTAATGTATGGGGAGTGAAAGTGCCAATTCATCTTGGGCTTCGTGCAATTTTAGAGTCGACTTCCTTAAAGGAAGCTGTGAAAAAGGTTGATCATAATCAAATGGCATCTCCTGCCCATTTTATGATTGCTTCAGCTGCAGAAGGAATGGTGAGTATGGAGGTTTCTCCAATTCAAACAGATACGATTCAAACAGTGAATGGGATGTTAACACATACAAATCATTTATGCTCAGCAAATATGTTAAAGCTTATTCAAGAAACTCCAATCCCAGATTCTACGTCCCGCCTTGAAACAATAGATAGGTTGGTGGAGGGAATTGATAAGCGAGATTTAACAGCAGATGACTTTTTTCATGTGCTTGCTAATCATGAAGGCTATCCAAGTTCAATTTGTCGTCACCCAGATCCAACACAACCTATTCAAATGCAAACAAGAACAGTCTTTAGTATTGCGATGAATTTAACAGATCGTAAGCTGACATGGTTAAAAGGAAATCCATGTGAACATGGTTATGGAGAAGGGCGTCCTTAA
- a CDS encoding PucR family transcriptional regulator — protein sequence MELKVKDILHRPHFENAEVITGKKGLDKTINWVHVVEINKFGHLLHGQEMILTTGISWVHDRTKSLDYLEQLIDNNASVLCIELTGDKKDLPNEMLELAEEHHFPIILFHKEVKFIDITKDIHKLLLNYQENIWLDLENLYRTMHQNLVSNGPIEEFIRILHQGTRKQIALIQHQEQEWFFPIPSAKQRIQWLQEIEIHAYFSIPIYFLNDVIATLYIIEDVEQITVFDQFAANRCSEFLTQYFWKFHQQIEIQQAKKNEWLTEAIAGNLSRDNILDSIHQIVPQAKADNMIIGVVPQNNQVLTKRANDSFLTGTLMTIRSIFENHGFYLIATRMREHHCYVLLLLNQLEPTTLYKRITKSQQLFKQANSMIFSQDLMKWISFGKVIQNPEHIPQSFQTAMSTLKYQEDIASLEEPFYYQLTTYRLIDQMKNRKELDSIINDYLGPLLQYDKNKGTELLKTLQIYFKNFGAKNETAKDLFIVRQTLYHRLDKIEEILGEDYLEQHKRVMIEFAMYALDYLAKTK from the coding sequence ATGGAATTAAAAGTAAAGGATATTTTGCATCGTCCCCATTTTGAAAACGCTGAAGTAATTACTGGCAAAAAAGGTTTAGATAAAACCATTAATTGGGTTCATGTGGTTGAAATAAATAAATTTGGTCATCTTTTGCATGGGCAAGAAATGATTCTGACTACTGGTATTAGTTGGGTTCATGACCGTACAAAATCCCTTGATTATCTAGAACAATTGATTGATAATAATGCATCTGTTCTATGCATTGAATTAACTGGTGATAAAAAAGATTTGCCTAATGAAATGCTAGAATTAGCAGAGGAACATCATTTTCCAATTATTTTATTTCATAAAGAAGTTAAATTTATTGATATTACTAAGGATATTCATAAATTATTATTAAATTACCAAGAAAATATCTGGCTAGATTTAGAAAATCTTTATAGAACGATGCATCAAAATTTAGTTTCCAATGGACCAATTGAAGAATTCATTCGTATTTTGCACCAGGGAACGAGAAAACAAATTGCTTTAATCCAGCATCAAGAGCAAGAGTGGTTTTTTCCTATCCCATCCGCTAAACAAAGAATACAATGGCTTCAAGAAATAGAGATACATGCTTATTTTTCAATCCCAATCTACTTTTTAAATGATGTCATTGCCACACTATATATTATTGAAGATGTAGAACAAATCACTGTATTCGATCAGTTTGCTGCAAATCGATGTAGTGAATTTCTAACACAATACTTTTGGAAATTCCATCAACAAATTGAAATTCAACAAGCTAAAAAGAACGAATGGTTAACAGAGGCAATAGCTGGTAACCTATCTCGAGATAACATTTTAGATTCTATTCACCAAATCGTACCACAAGCAAAAGCTGATAATATGATCATTGGCGTCGTACCACAGAACAACCAGGTATTAACAAAGAGAGCAAATGATAGTTTTCTTACTGGCACGTTAATGACCATTCGTTCCATTTTTGAAAATCACGGTTTTTATTTAATTGCAACTCGTATGAGAGAACACCATTGCTATGTTTTATTACTATTAAACCAACTTGAACCTACCACACTATATAAACGTATTACGAAATCACAGCAACTTTTCAAACAAGCAAACTCGATGATTTTCAGCCAAGATCTCATGAAATGGATTAGCTTCGGAAAGGTAATTCAAAATCCTGAACACATTCCTCAATCCTTCCAAACGGCAATGTCTACATTAAAATACCAAGAGGATATTGCATCATTGGAGGAACCTTTTTATTATCAATTGACAACATATCGTTTAATTGATCAAATGAAGAACAGGAAAGAATTAGATTCTATTATCAATGATTATCTCGGTCCACTATTACAATATGATAAAAATAAAGGAACAGAACTACTAAAAACTTTACAGATCTATTTTAAAAACTTCGGTGCTAAAAATGAAACTGCAAAAGATTTATTTATCGTAAGGCAAACATTATATCATCGCTTAGATAAAATTGAAGAAATTCTTGGGGAGGATTATTTAGAACAACATAAAAGAGTAATGATTGAATTCGCAATGTATGCATTAGACTATTTAGCAAAAACAAAATAA
- a CDS encoding DUF1028 domain-containing protein, whose translation MTFSITAKCEKTGQFGVAVSTAVPGVGGLCPFAKAGVGAIASQSFVNPYIGINGLKYLEQGLSAQEVADKVLAEDPLPEQRQFSIVDKDGNAISYSGDQCDTWYGHKTGENYAVAGNMLVDENTVAAAAKAFEKNADLTLSDRLLCALEAGQAAGGDKRGRQSAALYVVHEEDYAFCDLRVDEHIDPVKELRRVYEVAQEQLAPLVAMLPTKKHPAGRFDFDHSRELGLLQDDK comes from the coding sequence ATGACTTTTTCAATTACTGCAAAATGCGAAAAAACTGGGCAATTTGGTGTTGCAGTTTCCACCGCAGTTCCTGGTGTTGGTGGACTATGTCCATTTGCGAAAGCAGGTGTTGGTGCGATCGCATCACAATCATTTGTTAACCCATATATCGGAATTAATGGCCTGAAATATTTGGAGCAAGGCCTTTCTGCACAAGAAGTAGCAGATAAAGTGTTAGCAGAGGATCCTTTACCTGAACAGCGCCAATTTTCTATTGTTGATAAAGATGGAAATGCTATTTCTTACTCAGGTGATCAATGTGACACATGGTATGGGCATAAAACAGGAGAAAATTATGCAGTAGCAGGGAATATGCTAGTGGATGAAAACACAGTAGCAGCTGCAGCTAAGGCATTTGAAAAAAACGCAGATTTGACGCTTTCTGATCGTTTGCTTTGTGCATTAGAAGCAGGGCAAGCTGCTGGTGGCGATAAACGCGGTAGACAATCCGCTGCATTATACGTTGTGCATGAAGAAGATTATGCTTTCTGTGACTTACGTGTGGATGAACATATAGATCCTGTAAAAGAATTACGCCGTGTGTATGAGGTAGCTCAAGAACAGTTAGCACCACTTGTTGCTATGCTACCTACAAAGAAGCATCCAGCTGGGAGATTTGATTTCGATCATTCTAGAGAGCTTGGACTTTTACAAGATGATAAATAA
- a CDS encoding amidohydrolase, producing the protein MDKQTLFINGEVITVNEENEVKEAAAICGNKIIAVGSNDEILALKTDESEIVDLAGRTLMPGLIDAHLHVTTIGLNTLSVSCKEEHIVSIEDLLMDLRKAAEKEAKGSWIRAWGYNDQKMTEKRYPTKEELDSVSTDHPIVVTRACGHIKMVNTLALELAGITKDTPDPEGGIIVKDENGELTGVLIETAGAPIAKKSALTEEEFDRALAIASDLLIEKGITTIHDASISSPANLRALQRASLTRNLKPRLYTMIGSAVNGEALVEKMLQSGIYTGLGNEYFKIGPVKLFLDGSSSGPTIWTKEPYTSDPNDYGVRYYEQDLVDGLFVEAHKQGWQITVHAQGDAAIDMILSTIEKANEECPRPNARHRIEHAGVATPDLIERMKAQGVVPTPNPAFLYEYGDGYLKNYGERTNHMFPLKDYLEAGIPAAITSDSPVTDFAPMRGIHSALVRKSQTGQEVGPNQKINLTEALRMYTINSAYASFDEDMKGSLEVGKLADLVILDRSILNAKTDEILDIQVECTIIDGEVVYQR; encoded by the coding sequence ATGGATAAACAAACGTTATTTATCAATGGGGAAGTCATCACAGTAAATGAAGAGAATGAAGTAAAGGAAGCGGCAGCAATTTGTGGGAATAAAATCATTGCTGTTGGATCAAATGATGAGATATTAGCTTTGAAAACGGATGAGTCAGAGATTGTTGATTTAGCAGGAAGAACATTGATGCCTGGATTAATTGATGCCCATCTGCATGTTACAACAATTGGTCTAAATACATTATCCGTTTCCTGTAAAGAAGAGCACATTGTTTCTATTGAAGATTTATTAATGGATTTAAGAAAAGCGGCAGAGAAAGAAGCCAAAGGTAGCTGGATTCGTGCTTGGGGCTATAATGACCAGAAAATGACAGAAAAGCGTTATCCGACAAAAGAAGAGCTAGATTCTGTTTCAACAGATCATCCTATTGTGGTTACTCGTGCTTGCGGACATATTAAGATGGTAAATACGCTTGCTTTAGAATTAGCAGGTATCACTAAAGATACTCCTGATCCTGAAGGAGGTATTATTGTCAAAGATGAAAACGGTGAATTAACAGGTGTCTTAATTGAAACAGCAGGAGCGCCAATTGCTAAAAAGTCAGCATTAACAGAGGAAGAATTTGATCGTGCACTAGCTATTGCTTCTGATTTATTAATTGAAAAAGGAATTACAACGATTCATGATGCATCTATTTCTAGTCCTGCTAATTTACGAGCATTGCAAAGAGCATCTTTAACTCGAAACTTAAAGCCACGTTTATATACAATGATTGGTTCAGCGGTGAATGGAGAAGCGCTTGTTGAGAAGATGCTTCAATCAGGAATTTATACAGGGTTAGGAAATGAATACTTTAAAATAGGTCCTGTAAAACTTTTCTTGGACGGTAGTAGTAGTGGTCCAACGATTTGGACAAAAGAGCCATATACAAGTGATCCTAATGATTATGGTGTCCGTTATTATGAGCAAGATTTAGTAGACGGTCTTTTTGTGGAGGCACATAAACAAGGATGGCAAATTACTGTACATGCCCAAGGAGATGCGGCAATTGACATGATATTAAGCACAATTGAGAAGGCGAATGAAGAATGTCCACGTCCAAACGCAAGACATCGAATTGAGCATGCTGGAGTTGCAACACCAGATTTAATCGAAAGAATGAAAGCCCAAGGAGTTGTTCCTACACCAAATCCGGCTTTCTTATATGAATATGGGGACGGCTATTTAAAGAACTATGGCGAGCGTACAAACCATATGTTTCCATTGAAAGATTACTTAGAAGCTGGAATCCCAGCAGCGATTACATCAGACAGTCCTGTAACAGACTTTGCGCCAATGCGCGGTATTCATAGTGCGCTAGTTCGTAAATCACAAACGGGACAAGAGGTTGGGCCAAATCAGAAAATCAATCTAACAGAAGCATTGCGTATGTATACGATTAATTCTGCGTATGCTTCATTTGATGAAGATATGAAAGGTAGTTTAGAAGTTGGTAAACTAGCAGATTTAGTTATTTTAGACCGTTCTATCTTAAATGCAAAAACAGATGAAATACTAGACATTCAAGTAGAATGTACAATTATTGACGGTGAAGTTGTTTATCAGCGTTAG
- a CDS encoding amidohydrolase → MEKVKLFINGEVVTVNANNDVVEAVAVKGDKILAVGTTEEVLALNEDGEAEVIDLAGKTLTPGLIDAHLHVTTIGTNTLSVSCKAEHIHSIEDILTDLRKAKENTPKGEWIRAWGFNESKIAEKRYPTIEELDAISKEHPILVVRTCTHISVANSYTLQLAGIDKNTPNPEGGIYEKNEQGDLTGLLIENAHMNLLALASFSDEELDKAHAIASDLLVEKGITSIHDATSFGPRNMRALQKAALEGLLKPRVYAMVGALNNAEIIVERMLDAGIYTGLGNEKYKIGPVKLFLDGSSSGPTIWTKEPYTSDPNNYGVHYYEQEFVDKLFVEAHKQGWQITVHAQGDAAIDMILNTIEKANEVCPRPNARHRIEHAGIATPDLIERMKKQGIIPTPNPAFLYEFGDGYLKNYGERTNHMFPLKDYLEAEIPAAITSDSPVTDFAPMRGIHAALTRKAFDGQEVGANQSIDLMDAIRMYTINAAHASFDEEIKGSIEVGKLADLVIFDRALLEVETEELLDVQVAYTMIGGEIVYQRES, encoded by the coding sequence TTGGAGAAAGTTAAATTATTTATTAATGGTGAGGTTGTTACTGTAAACGCTAACAATGATGTAGTAGAAGCGGTTGCGGTGAAAGGAGATAAGATTTTAGCAGTTGGTACAACAGAGGAAGTTTTAGCTTTAAATGAAGATGGAGAAGCAGAAGTAATTGATTTAGCTGGTAAAACACTAACTCCCGGACTAATCGATGCACATCTTCATGTGACAACGATTGGAACAAATACTTTATCTGTCTCTTGTAAAGCAGAACATATTCATTCCATAGAAGATATTTTAACTGATTTAAGGAAGGCAAAAGAGAACACTCCAAAAGGAGAATGGATTCGTGCTTGGGGGTTTAATGAATCAAAAATTGCAGAAAAGCGTTATCCAACCATCGAAGAATTAGACGCTATTTCTAAGGAACATCCCATTTTGGTTGTCAGAACATGCACGCATATCTCTGTAGCAAATTCATATACACTTCAACTGGCTGGTATTGATAAAAACACACCTAACCCAGAAGGAGGTATTTATGAGAAGAATGAGCAGGGAGATTTGACAGGTTTATTAATTGAAAATGCTCATATGAATCTATTAGCACTAGCTTCTTTTTCAGATGAGGAATTAGATAAAGCACATGCAATTGCTTCGGATTTATTAGTAGAAAAAGGGATAACTTCTATTCATGATGCGACAAGCTTTGGACCAAGAAATATGCGTGCACTACAAAAAGCTGCATTAGAGGGGCTTTTAAAACCGCGTGTTTATGCAATGGTTGGAGCTTTGAATAATGCGGAAATAATTGTTGAACGTATGCTTGATGCTGGCATCTATACAGGCTTAGGAAATGAAAAATACAAGATAGGACCTGTGAAGCTTTTCTTAGATGGCAGTAGCAGTGGACCGACAATATGGACAAAAGAGCCTTACACAAGTGATCCGAACAATTACGGAGTTCATTATTATGAGCAGGAATTTGTTGATAAATTATTTGTGGAAGCTCATAAGCAAGGCTGGCAAATCACTGTGCATGCGCAAGGCGATGCCGCAATTGATATGATTTTAAATACAATCGAAAAAGCAAATGAAGTATGCCCGCGTCCTAATGCAAGACACCGTATTGAACATGCAGGAATTGCGACACCTGATTTGATTGAAAGAATGAAGAAGCAAGGAATTATTCCAACACCAAATCCAGCTTTTCTATATGAATTTGGAGATGGGTATTTGAAGAACTATGGAGAAAGAACGAACCATATGTTTCCGCTGAAAGATTATTTAGAAGCTGAAATTCCAGCGGCAATTACGTCAGATAGCCCGGTGACAGATTTTGCACCAATGCGGGGAATTCATGCTGCGCTAACTCGTAAAGCCTTTGATGGTCAAGAAGTAGGTGCTAACCAAAGTATCGATTTAATGGATGCAATTCGTATGTATACGATAAATGCAGCACATGCTTCATTTGATGAAGAGATAAAAGGAAGTATTGAAGTTGGCAAGCTAGCTGATTTAGTTATTTTTGATCGTGCATTACTGGAGGTTGAAACAGAAGAACTATTGGATGTTCAAGTAGCATATACAATGATTGGTGGGGAAATTGTTTACCAGCGCGAATCATAA
- a CDS encoding P1 family peptidase, giving the protein MTIFNNITDVPGIKVGHAENHQALTGCTALIIENGAVCGVDVRGSAPGTIGTDGLHPIHSLEEVHGIILSGGSIYGLETASGVVQYLEEQKLGSSFGGLTLPLVAGAIIFDLGIGDGTIRPDKQMGYEAAKNAKRGVFPLGNVGAGCGATIGKVAEFHRAMKGGLGSVSKVFPNGLVVAAIVAVNPVGEVRDPSTGEILAGTRDDNGKIRSSMEWMLENEGIMAPANTNTTIGVVATNAILTKPKATKVAEMAHNGLAKTIYPIHTSRDGDTIFSLATGEMEASADLVGTLAADVMAEAVIEATKAAKGVAGLPAYQDLL; this is encoded by the coding sequence ATGACAATATTTAATAATATTACAGATGTACCAGGTATAAAAGTAGGTCACGCGGAAAATCATCAAGCATTGACAGGATGTACAGCTTTAATTATAGAAAATGGTGCAGTTTGTGGAGTAGATGTACGTGGATCCGCACCAGGAACGATTGGAACAGATGGACTTCATCCAATTCATTCCTTAGAAGAAGTGCATGGAATTATCCTATCTGGCGGAAGTATTTACGGTTTAGAAACAGCTAGTGGTGTGGTGCAATATTTAGAAGAACAAAAGTTAGGTAGTTCTTTTGGTGGTCTCACTTTGCCGTTAGTAGCAGGTGCAATTATTTTTGATTTAGGAATCGGAGATGGGACTATACGTCCAGACAAGCAAATGGGTTATGAAGCAGCAAAAAATGCAAAACGTGGTGTGTTTCCATTAGGGAATGTAGGCGCAGGATGTGGAGCAACAATAGGAAAGGTTGCTGAATTTCATCGTGCCATGAAAGGTGGTCTAGGTTCTGTTTCTAAAGTATTCCCAAATGGACTGGTAGTTGCTGCAATTGTAGCAGTAAATCCAGTGGGAGAAGTGCGGGATCCATCCACAGGAGAAATACTTGCAGGTACCCGTGACGATAATGGGAAAATTCGTAGCAGTATGGAATGGATGCTAGAGAATGAAGGGATTATGGCTCCAGCAAATACAAATACGACAATTGGGGTAGTGGCAACTAATGCAATTTTAACAAAACCTAAGGCGACAAAGGTGGCTGAAATGGCGCATAATGGTTTAGCGAAAACCATCTATCCCATTCATACATCAAGAGATGGAGATACAATATTTTCATTAGCAACAGGGGAAATGGAAGCATCTGCAGACCTTGTTGGTACATTAGCGGCGGATGTTATGGCAGAAGCAGTTATTGAAGCAACAAAAGCAGCTAAAGGGGTAGCTGGATTGCCAGCATATCAGGACTTGTTATAG
- a CDS encoding amidase, with the protein MKDVLFKSIEEIASSIENKEISPVELTKLVLDHAEKFNDKVNAYITITRKEAEEAAEKAEQEILNGVYRGKYHGIPIGIKDNIYIKENISTIGSKIHQHFVPDHDAKVIEKLRDGGAIFTGKLNMHEYAWSITNNNPHYGAVHNPWDLGRIPGGSSGGSGAAVAAHMAFAALGTDTGGSIRIPASACGIVGLKPTYGRVSNAGSFPLASTLDHIGPMTKTVKDAALMLDIIAETGQGTFTQGLSGDVKGLKIGIHEDFFFDQVNPEIESIVHGVIEHLVKEGAELTTFDLPSIDKLKWAQSVILRSEFAGLHQENRMQRPTDFGKDIQDEIKEDLPTVVDYLHALEIKKYLEEECKALFKEIDVIISPTLAVIPPVIGESRIQLAGKEVSLFDGLLRFTNFSNITGLPAISIPCGLSEGMPVGLQIIGAYFEEATVLNTAYAVEKMNLIHQRPKLLEENL; encoded by the coding sequence ATGAAAGATGTTTTATTTAAATCTATTGAAGAAATAGCTTCATCCATAGAAAATAAAGAAATTTCTCCAGTAGAATTAACAAAGTTAGTGTTAGACCATGCAGAAAAATTTAATGATAAAGTAAATGCTTATATCACAATTACTCGCAAAGAAGCTGAGGAAGCAGCAGAAAAAGCAGAACAGGAAATTCTGAATGGCGTTTATCGTGGAAAATATCACGGAATTCCAATTGGAATAAAGGATAATATCTATATTAAAGAGAATATTTCAACGATTGGTTCGAAAATTCATCAACACTTTGTACCAGATCATGATGCGAAGGTGATTGAAAAGTTAAGGGATGGAGGAGCTATTTTTACTGGAAAGCTTAATATGCATGAGTATGCTTGGAGTATTACGAATAATAATCCACATTATGGAGCAGTACATAATCCATGGGATTTAGGGCGTATTCCAGGAGGATCTAGTGGTGGCTCAGGCGCTGCTGTTGCTGCACATATGGCATTTGCGGCATTAGGCACAGATACTGGAGGTTCCATTCGTATTCCTGCTTCAGCCTGTGGCATTGTTGGATTAAAACCGACATATGGTCGTGTCAGCAATGCTGGAAGTTTTCCATTAGCATCCACACTTGATCATATTGGACCTATGACAAAGACGGTAAAAGATGCGGCGCTAATGCTTGATATTATTGCAGAAACAGGGCAAGGAACGTTTACACAGGGACTTTCGGGTGATGTAAAAGGATTGAAGATAGGGATTCATGAAGACTTCTTCTTTGATCAAGTAAACCCAGAAATTGAATCGATAGTACATGGTGTTATTGAGCACTTAGTAAAGGAAGGCGCAGAGTTAACAACTTTTGATTTACCATCTATTGATAAATTGAAATGGGCACAATCTGTTATTTTACGTTCTGAATTTGCTGGACTGCATCAGGAAAATCGGATGCAGCGTCCTACTGACTTTGGCAAAGATATTCAAGACGAAATAAAGGAAGATCTCCCAACTGTTGTTGATTATTTACATGCCTTAGAGATAAAGAAATACTTGGAAGAGGAATGCAAAGCATTATTTAAAGAAATTGATGTCATTATTTCCCCCACCTTGGCAGTTATTCCTCCAGTCATTGGCGAAAGCAGGATTCAATTAGCTGGAAAAGAAGTAAGTTTATTTGACGGACTTCTTCGTTTTACTAATTTTTCAAACATTACTGGCTTACCAGCTATTTCAATTCCATGTGGTTTATCTGAAGGAATGCCTGTAGGTTTACAAATTATTGGAGCTTACTTTGAGGAGGCAACTGTATTAAATACTGCCTATGCAGTCGAGAAAATGAATTTAATACATCAAAGACCCAAATTATTAGAGGAGAATCTATAA